The region aataaaaaatgagcaGATTAGTGAATAAGTAGTGCACGTGTCTGACTCTTGTATAAGTAGCAGAGATGCCTTTAACAGGGCATCTTAACCGTCACGCCCTGTATGGAATAATCCTTGACTAATTGCTGGAGGCAGATCGCTGAGAAATAATACATATCAGTGTCAGGCCTTAAATCAAAGAGCACACATTATGAAGGATGGTGAAATTGTACCCTTTCATGAGTTAAGAGATTTAGAATTTCTATCCTATTGACAAAGATCCATCTTAAATGTACTTCTTTTAAGGAACAGGGACACCAGAGTTAATGTAGACCCGGGTATTAAACTGAAGGGGATTGCCTCTGGGAGGGAAACAGTTTCTGCACGGCACAAGTTGTTGTCCCACGCCTCCTCAGACAATAAATCTCCTCTAAACAACTATAGGAGAGGGACATGGACATCTCCCTGACCACAACACAGTAGGAGACAACACAGCTTTGTCCAAATGTGTAAGGTATGACactatccaaataaaaatgggGCATAGGGAGTATATCACCCCatgtaattttaataaaatggACCATTCCCTTTAACATCCGTGCTGGCTGTGGAGGGGATTAAACCTTTTAGCACCAGTTGTGACATTGCCCTGCAGTGAGCAGCTTTCTGAGGGAggttactcaattactgttttTCATTCTGGATGTGAAAACACCCCAATGCACACCAGTCTGCCTCTTAGGCACAAAGGTAGAAAATATACAATCAATGCTCACACACCAGATCCTTCCATTACCTTTTTTGACAGAAAAACTTATTCTTATGATTAATTGGATATTATGTAAATCAGATTGCTTTAGTATAGAGAATTGGCCTAAGGATTTCATGGATTTATTGTCAAAGGAACGGACAACCTCCCACCCTTTTTGAATCCAACCATGAAGACAATGGGCCTTGGATCTTGATAAGATCATATTTGGATGGACTGTATTAttaaattgtattgtattgttattttcctgtttatctgtttgttttggtaTCGTACATGTTGTACATTCTTGTAGCATATAGTAGTGTTGCCAGTCAGTcagtatgtacatatatacatgtatatatggGGTGTCTAAATGTTTAGTCCTCGTTATAtatctgtataaaaaaaaattatcaataaaaaaatagcACAATCAAAAACATTGTTAAAGTTTTGGGTGTCTGAAAGCTGATTTTGCACATGACATGTAAACAATTGTTCATTTACAGTGTAGCTTTGCACTACTGTGATTAGATCTATTGATTCAAGCGTTCATTTAATCTGCTTGTAAAATGTATGGGACTGAATGAACTGTTGATGACGAAGAGACTTGAGCAACGGACACAAGTGATTTTGTACCATTGAGCATAAAAATAGTTGAACTGTAGGCATATTTAATATGGTCTtgctgaaataataataaaaacgtGGATCAAAAGTTAAATtcagctgatgttttcttttctttcaaaggTAGAGTGTATACATGCAAAATGAAACAATTACAAGCTCTATGCAATGAGAGTTACCACACCCGTCAACCATGACTACAAGACAAGAGGAGTTACACTGAATTTCATATGCAGTGTAACACAAATCGAGCTGCTTTCAGTGACTCTATAACAACCGAAGTGCACTTGTTACACTCTCCTCAGAAAATCCTCTTAGAGGGAGTTCAACCTGCCACTGAACCAGCCACCTCCATCACACAAGTCTTCCCTCCAGACTCGTTTCACCAACATGTCTCTGAAACTGTCACCAGCTTCTGTTCCCGCTCCACCTCATcgtttacttttgtttaaggTGACATCTGATTGGCCTCCTCCGGTGTGACATCACAGGACAGGAGCTCGGAGAAGAGAGCTGGGAGCCAGTACTGTGCCTCTCCAGCTGCTTGAGCGTCCAACCAGGCCAAGCCTTCTTTCAGCAGGTGGTCCTAGAAACACGAGAGGTTTCTTTACAGGGTTCACACtcaatgttttttcttattatgaCCAGAGAAGCGAGAGTCTGGCTGCCATATAGTCAAATAAACTCCCTGACACTTACCAGGACGTGACAAGCACGTTCCTTCTCCCATTTCAAGCTCTCCTTGATCTCACTGACTGTGACGTATCCCTTTTTCTACAAatgaacacagaaacaaacagacatcaGGATTTCCCACACTAGTACAATCTATAAATGGACCCTTTTCTGACCAGGAATATGTAACACTGTTACAGAGCtgtctctatctatctgttaATGACAGACTTTTTGGTATGTGATAATGTAATTTGAAGAATAATtgtgtaatgtaaatgtaaaatccaAAACTTTACAAAAAGAGTAATTTTATAGCAAATAATAGAAATGAATATAGCCTTTGCATTAAAAAGAGAATGTAAAGATCTCTGGTAGGCAAAATGAAACGATAAAACTTTTAAACTACAGCCAAAAAACTGTTGCAGTGATATGGAGATCCTAAAACACTTTCCCCAGATATAATTagatattatgtttgttttcaatgttGTGTGATGATTGAAGATGGATACAGATACAGAGAACTGAGCTACAGTAGTTGTACCTCGGCCAAATCTTAAACCATGAACCCAGGAGCTGCACGTTACCTCAGCCAGCTGTAGGACCACAGTATGGTCCATGTTAAGCTCTGCTGGGACTGACTGCACCAAGTAAGAACCACCGACAGGAATCATCCCAAAATCACTCCCCATCACCTTCAGCTTCTTTATGGCTCTCATCAAGTCGTCTCTGAGAAGCACATATTAAATCACGTTAATTAAAGAACAACTCAGATCCGACATGGACATTCAGGCTTGTTAAGTTAACCTAGATAGAGAAAACCTGACAATAacagatactgtgtgtgtttgagtggttTTACTTACTGGCTCACATCCTGAGCGTATTTACCTCTTCCTTTCAGAACTCTCTGATGGAGTTCATCCAACGTAATGAGCcctaaatgaaaacacatgttaTGAGGCTGCAGCATTACATTCACATCGAGAATGCTGTTCATGACTTCATCTGGTGTTATTTAACTTTCTGACATCCATTGAATATGGCTGAAATATTACTGATGGAGTTGAGACCTAAACAGAGTCCATTGATATGACTGTCAACACTTGTTTCTGGTGCCATCAAATACAATCACAATCACTCAGTTTTCACTTAAATTACAGACCTCCGTTTCTGTGTTTCAGGGCCAGGCACACTTCAATAATCTGCACACCGAGCTCATAGTAGAAGTCACCGACTCCAAGCATCTCAGACCAAAACCCTTTTCCAGCTGTGGAAAATAAGAGGAATTATTATGATCAGCTTGAGAAGATATGAACAGAAAACCTGTGATTTGAACAACAATTAAATACTGAAAGATTCTAACAGGCAAGTGGGTCAACTCCGATGGTGGCACACATTTCCTGaaactgaaccctgaattgtgGGTTCTTTCGAATTTCTTGTTTGTGCTTGCTGGCAAACTCCTCCAGGTTCGATTTGAACGTCTCCAACTGCTTGGACAtctggcagaaaaaaaaaaagaagaattaaaatGATATGATAATGACCAGACACATTGACAATCACTACATGGCAGCTGTAGATTTGTGACTTTGAGTCATGACATCATAAAGcaacattgttttaattgtgtaaAGATGGAAACTAATTTCTCATAAAATTTAGGAATATCTCTATTTATTTATGGATATTTAGGCAAACTGGTTTTGCAGTCACCAATTCTTTTCTTGTTTAAGGCTGCAAAGATAAGCAGATTAAATCATTGAAATATTTTGATCGTCAATTCattgtttcatttatatttcaagCAGAAATGCTGAACATCTGATAGTTCGAGGTTAACAAGTAGGAgaattttctgcttttattgacCTTACATTATTGAGAATTTAACATTGTTGTGTTCATAGACTTAATCAGGGAATTATACTGGTCTCTCAGAAAATGtgaatgatttactgatgtAACATAGACAAAAAGGTTAATCTAAACATTCATCATATTAgtgagtaattaaaataatagatGCAGTAAaacttgtattattatttttgtgcaaataaagtcaaaatcaCGTCACAACAGATTTATTACAACAATGAAACGTCTTTTTTACTAAttaaatattgttattaatcttattttagttttacattgtgttataatatatatacttatGATTTATTAGGAATTTATTTCATGGATAAAACGTGAACCTCTACTTTATTGTCCAAGAGTCTGTagaatgtgttttctgttcaccTGGACAATCTGATCCTCTGCAAGAACAGTCCCTCTTTCCTTGTATTTGGCctgaacagagaaagaaaaacaatctcaGATGAACTAACGAAGTGTTTTTGTGgttaaagtgaaaacagatgCTCAATAGCAACTTCACCTCTGCCAGCTTCTTCTTAGCAATTGCTCCCGCCCCGACTCCTCTCCGATGCATTGTGAAGATGTGTCGTGTTTATCGCAGAACGACGGAAACTACAATATTCACGTTGGTTAACGTTAAGTGGTGAAGTTATTATTCTAATGAGTGTATTTCATCGATGGTCGCAGTTTTCCCTTTAACAGACTCTTCTCCGATAACACCTCTTATCGCTGCAGCAGTCCGCTGCTGCATTAAAGTCAGGAGAGGCTGGAAAACCACAAACATTCAGGAATATTTCAGGATGTTTACAGATCGTCCAGTACAAGCGCCTCCATTTTGATTGGTAGGAAGTAAACGACTTCTTCCTGGTCGCTGAAGTGAACAGTTGATTTCATACCGCCCCCTAGTGTCTCTACACTTTCACATCTGCACGTGaaacatgtaaaaaatatattttaaataaaatcaaatcaaatgacacaaaaatacattaatttGTGCatatagattttcttttaattaagtTAATCCGTAAATGTCCTTATCATCTTCTGTAAtaatatgtatgtttgtaaagttttaagttttttaagtttta is a window of Paralichthys olivaceus isolate ysfri-2021 chromosome 21, ASM2471397v2, whole genome shotgun sequence DNA encoding:
- the snf8 gene encoding vacuolar-sorting protein SNF8, producing MHRRGVGAGAIAKKKLAEAKYKERGTVLAEDQIVQMSKQLETFKSNLEEFASKHKQEIRKNPQFRVQFQEMCATIGVDPLASGKGFWSEMLGVGDFYYELGVQIIEVCLALKHRNGGLITLDELHQRVLKGRGKYAQDVSQDDLMRAIKKLKVMGSDFGMIPVGGSYLVQSVPAELNMDHTVVLQLAEKKGYVTVSEIKESLKWEKERACHVLDHLLKEGLAWLDAQAAGEAQYWLPALFSELLSCDVTPEEANQMSP